A section of the Bacillus sp. HSf4 genome encodes:
- a CDS encoding YkvA family protein has translation MKKPISKLTAFFAVKEARSGLILFFSAFKAWRKGEYPLFPKRTIFLAALAFIYVLSPIDLIPDIIAGAGWLDDAAVLAFLFRQIAKELAEFDALHEKGGGAK, from the coding sequence ATGAAAAAACCTATTTCAAAACTAACGGCTTTCTTCGCTGTAAAAGAAGCGCGCTCCGGTCTGATCCTGTTTTTCAGCGCCTTTAAAGCGTGGAGAAAAGGAGAATATCCGCTTTTTCCTAAAAGAACGATTTTTCTGGCCGCTTTGGCTTTCATTTATGTGCTGTCACCGATTGATTTGATTCCGGACATTATCGCAGGGGCTGGCTGGCTTGATGATGCGGCTGTTCTTGCCTTTCTTTTCAGACAAATCGCCAAAGAACTGGCTGAATTTGACGCCCTGCACGAGAAAGGAGGCGGCGCAAAATGA
- a CDS encoding aspartyl-phosphate phosphatase Spo0E family protein, producing MQRYLEKEALLASINEKRQMMVEAAEVYGYTGDETIKQSQELDQLIYQYQKMTMNDHYSSDKPLPHVLDGISCLILEKYTA from the coding sequence ATGCAAAGGTATTTAGAGAAAGAAGCGCTGTTGGCCTCCATCAATGAAAAGCGGCAAATGATGGTCGAAGCTGCTGAAGTCTACGGATATACAGGGGATGAGACAATTAAACAGAGTCAGGAATTAGACCAGTTGATCTATCAATATCAAAAAATGACAATGAATGATCATTATTCATCAGACAAGCCATTGCCCCATGTTTTAGACGGCATCAGCTGTCTGATCCTTGAAAAATATACGGCATGA
- a CDS encoding PAS domain-containing sensor histidine kinase: protein MRNLKKIWKKIRLYLILVLIPAFIISFFIYEQERENITDKHRQTATLMLNIHRNQINYLIGETEARLSSLATALNHPVDEKHIKHILTETYKKEPRFSALYLLNENGDVMVSTMPVKEKKPVSYKDILQKAKSSKKSVITDDASIMTDKLELNIFTPVFNDKGKTTNFLLASIRIDYLKNIMNVLSPELYIKILNQKNQVLFTAGHSPPEKPEGGTVDAFLDQIDWKLEVYPEPVQLNEIVYSLLLSFLSIFILLNILFVLLQYVLLKRRTKQERAQNEAQKLELIGTLAASTAHEIRNPLTGISGFIQLLQKKYQSAEDQMYFSIIDQEIRRINQIVSEFLVLGKPTAEQWQLNTLNEMIDEIMPIIHSEANLYNVEVEFKDLAEGPSFVFCKKDHIKQVVLNVAKNALESMKNGGKLLIKMDQDQQAAKIVVKDVGEGIPKEMMEKIFQPFVTSKDKGTGLGLVVCKRIISMYGGTIHIESERHKGTTVTITLPTSKDQNG from the coding sequence ATGCGCAATTTAAAAAAGATATGGAAGAAAATCAGGCTGTATTTAATCCTTGTTTTGATTCCGGCCTTTATTATAAGCTTTTTTATATACGAACAAGAGCGTGAAAACATTACTGATAAACACCGCCAGACGGCAACGCTTATGCTGAATATCCATCGAAACCAGATCAATTATTTGATCGGTGAAACCGAAGCAAGGCTCAGTTCCCTGGCAACGGCTCTCAACCATCCTGTCGACGAAAAACATATCAAACATATCCTGACGGAAACATACAAAAAAGAGCCGCGCTTTTCAGCATTGTATCTATTAAATGAAAACGGCGATGTCATGGTCAGTACGATGCCCGTAAAAGAAAAGAAGCCGGTGTCGTACAAGGACATTCTCCAAAAGGCGAAAAGCTCCAAGAAATCCGTGATTACCGATGACGCAAGCATCATGACGGACAAGCTGGAATTGAATATTTTCACTCCGGTCTTTAATGACAAAGGGAAGACGACAAACTTTTTATTAGCCTCGATTCGCATCGATTATTTGAAAAACATTATGAATGTGCTAAGCCCCGAGCTTTATATCAAAATTTTGAATCAGAAAAACCAGGTCCTTTTCACAGCCGGGCACTCGCCCCCTGAAAAGCCGGAAGGCGGTACTGTCGATGCTTTTTTGGACCAGATCGACTGGAAGCTTGAAGTCTATCCTGAACCCGTCCAGCTAAACGAAATTGTTTACAGCCTTCTATTGTCCTTTTTAAGCATCTTTATACTGCTCAATATTTTATTCGTGCTGCTCCAATATGTATTGCTTAAAAGGCGGACGAAGCAGGAACGCGCCCAGAATGAAGCGCAAAAGCTTGAATTGATCGGCACACTGGCGGCGAGCACCGCTCATGAAATCAGAAATCCGCTGACCGGAATCAGCGGGTTCATCCAGCTGCTTCAGAAAAAATATCAATCTGCTGAAGATCAAATGTATTTCTCGATCATCGATCAGGAAATCCGGCGGATCAATCAGATCGTCAGTGAGTTTCTGGTGCTTGGGAAGCCGACTGCCGAGCAGTGGCAGTTAAACACCTTGAATGAAATGATTGACGAAATTATGCCGATCATTCATTCTGAAGCCAACCTGTATAATGTTGAGGTGGAATTCAAAGATCTTGCGGAAGGCCCGTCTTTCGTTTTTTGTAAGAAGGACCATATTAAGCAGGTCGTTTTAAATGTCGCTAAAAACGCATTGGAATCAATGAAAAACGGCGGGAAATTGCTGATCAAAATGGATCAGGATCAACAGGCTGCGAAAATTGTGGTGAAAGATGTTGGAGAAGGCATTCCGAAAGAAATGATGGAGAAGATTTTCCAGCCTTTTGTCACGTCTAAAGATAAAGGCACAGGGCTCGGCCTTGTCGTGTGCAAGCGAATCATCTCCATGTATGGGGGAACGATACATATCGAGAGCGAACGGCATAAAGGAACAACCGTCACAATCACACTTCCGACATCAAAAGATCAAAATGGCTGA
- a CDS encoding MarR family transcriptional regulator, with product MSNREQEQSLKLFIVLSRAYRSINDHMNKHIHKHGLNPTEFAVLELLYHKGDQPLQQIGDKILLASGSITYVVDKLEQKQLIARRACTTDRRVTYAQITDKGIKLLEQIFPGHAEELHQMISVLSAEEKEACIDMLKKVGLNAKHFYQNKE from the coding sequence ATGAGCAATAGAGAACAGGAACAGTCATTGAAATTATTCATTGTATTATCACGAGCGTACAGATCAATTAATGATCATATGAATAAACATATTCATAAGCATGGTCTGAATCCGACAGAATTTGCTGTATTAGAGCTTCTCTATCACAAAGGGGATCAGCCCCTGCAGCAAATAGGGGATAAGATTCTTCTGGCGAGCGGGAGCATTACATATGTGGTTGACAAGCTGGAGCAAAAGCAGCTGATCGCAAGAAGAGCCTGTACAACCGATCGAAGGGTCACTTATGCGCAAATCACCGACAAAGGCATCAAGCTCCTTGAGCAGATTTTTCCCGGACATGCCGAAGAACTGCATCAAATGATCAGTGTCCTGAGCGCTGAAGAAAAGGAAGCCTGTATCGACATGCTGAAAAAAGTAGGTCTGAACGCAAAGCACTTTTATCAAAACAAAGAATAA
- the motB gene encoding flagellar motor protein MotB: MARKKKHKDHEEHVDESWLIPYADLLTLLLALFIVLFAMSSIDAKKFEMLSKSFNAVFTGGTGMMDYSSFTEPKTSTTEEGKSPDEPKDIAKIQKEKDRQSLKKIQDHINQFIKKKNLEKQVNTKLTDEGLLLSIEDNIFFDSGKAEIRPQDVQLAKEVSDLLVLNPPRNIVISGHTDNVPIKNSQFKSNWHLSVMRAVNFMSLLIENPKLDPKIFSAKGYGEYKPIAPNDTEEGRRKNRRVEILILPIDVKNVNNEK, encoded by the coding sequence ATGGCTAGAAAAAAGAAGCATAAAGACCATGAAGAACATGTAGATGAGTCCTGGCTCATCCCCTATGCCGACTTGCTCACACTTCTCTTGGCCCTTTTCATCGTACTGTTTGCCATGAGCTCGATCGACGCCAAAAAGTTCGAAATGCTGTCCAAATCGTTCAATGCCGTGTTTACAGGCGGTACAGGAATGATGGATTATTCGAGCTTCACAGAGCCGAAAACAAGCACAACCGAGGAAGGGAAAAGCCCTGATGAGCCGAAAGATATAGCGAAAATCCAAAAAGAAAAGGACAGGCAGTCGCTGAAAAAAATTCAGGACCATATCAACCAGTTCATCAAAAAGAAAAACCTTGAAAAACAGGTGAACACAAAGCTGACAGACGAAGGGCTTCTTCTCTCAATCGAGGACAATATTTTCTTCGATTCAGGGAAAGCCGAGATTCGCCCGCAGGATGTCCAGCTTGCCAAGGAAGTGTCCGACCTTCTCGTGCTCAATCCGCCGCGCAATATCGTCATCAGCGGACATACGGATAACGTGCCGATTAAAAATTCTCAATTTAAATCAAACTGGCATTTAAGCGTCATGCGCGCTGTCAACTTCATGAGCCTCTTGATCGAAAATCCAAAGCTCGATCCGAAGATATTCAGCGCTAAAGGCTACGGAGAATATAAACCGATCGCTCCAAATGACACGGAGGAAGGAAGAAGAAAAAACAGGCGTGTTGAAATTCTGATCCTGCCGATCGATGTCAAAAATGTAAATAACGAAAAATAA
- the motA gene encoding flagellar motor stator protein MotA: protein MDKTSLIGIILAIIGVGVGMVMKGVSPSVLVNPAAWLIILVGTIAAVTIAFPMRELKRVPKLFGILFKERKSIEINELIPMFSEWAQIARREGLLALEANLNEIDDQFLKNGMSMAVDGQSADFIRDVLTEEVEAMEERHQVGAGIFTQAGTYAPTLGVLGAVVGLIAALADMSNTEALGHAISAAFVATLLGIFTGYVLWHPFANKLKRKSKQEVKVREVMIEGILSILEGQAPKVIEQKLLMYVSPSERSSIVIPEGDKGETNNG, encoded by the coding sequence ATGGACAAAACATCGTTAATTGGAATCATTTTAGCTATCATCGGAGTAGGTGTCGGCATGGTGATGAAAGGTGTCAGCCCGTCCGTTCTGGTCAACCCGGCGGCATGGCTGATCATACTTGTCGGGACAATCGCCGCGGTTACCATCGCTTTTCCAATGCGCGAATTAAAAAGGGTTCCCAAGCTCTTCGGCATCTTGTTTAAAGAAAGAAAGTCGATCGAAATCAACGAGCTGATCCCCATGTTTTCTGAATGGGCGCAAATCGCCAGACGCGAAGGCCTTCTCGCATTGGAAGCGAACCTGAATGAAATCGATGATCAATTTTTGAAAAACGGCATGAGCATGGCGGTAGACGGACAGAGCGCTGATTTCATCAGGGACGTTCTGACCGAGGAAGTGGAAGCAATGGAAGAACGGCATCAGGTCGGGGCGGGCATTTTTACCCAGGCAGGCACATATGCACCGACATTGGGCGTTTTGGGAGCCGTTGTCGGGCTGATAGCCGCGCTTGCGGACATGAGCAACACTGAAGCGCTGGGACACGCGATCAGCGCAGCCTTTGTCGCCACCCTTCTCGGGATTTTTACAGGCTATGTGTTATGGCATCCTTTTGCCAATAAATTAAAACGGAAATCCAAACAGGAAGTGAAAGTCCGCGAAGTGATGATCGAAGGAATTCTTTCCATATTGGAAGGACAGGCTCCAAAAGTCATCGAACAAAAGCTTCTCATGTATGTCTCTCCTAGCGAGCGCTCCAGCATCGTGATTCCTGAGGGAGACAAAGGGGAAACGAATAATGGCTAG
- a CDS encoding ATP-dependent Clp protease ATP-binding subunit, with product MRCQHCQTNEATIRLNMQINHTKKQMDLCENCYKELTQPSMYSGNHFFGGGSFFSQPAQQQQQTARTKGLLDELAVNVTNAARTGLVDPVIGREDEVARVIEILNRRNKNNPVLIGEPGVGKTAVAEGLALKIAEGNVPNKLKNKELYLLDVASLVANTGIRGQFEERMKQLMKELKERKNAVLFIDEIHLLVGAGSAEGSMDAGNILKPALARGELQIIGATTLKEYRQIEKDAALERRFQPIMVHEPTIEQATAILNGLKEKYEAYHGVSYTDEAIKACVVLSSRYIQDRHLPDKAIDLLDEAGSKANLTIDTVSGEEAEKRLKEIEAEKQKALQDEHYELAAKLRDEEEALHAKLEEKTAAKQAIVGAEDIQAIIEQKTGIPVGKLQHDDQKKMKELEANLASRVIGQEEAVKKVAKAVRRSRAGLKSKNRPVGSFLFVGPTGVGKTELSKRLAEELFGTKDSIIRLDMSEYMEKHAVSKLIGSPPGYVGHDEAGQLTEKVRRNPYSIVLLDEIEKAHPDVQHMFLQIMEDGRLTDSQGRTVSFKDTVIIMTSNAGVSEKRTTVGFNREEQLLGEQSLIDSLSSYFKPEFLNRFDSIVEFKPLEKEDLVKIVDLLLKELEETLSDQELTLTVSDEAKEKIAEIGCHPAFGARPLRRTIQTVVEDQMTDLLLEEENISGFHVTAENGDIAVQSV from the coding sequence ATGCGTTGTCAACATTGTCAAACAAATGAAGCGACGATTCGCCTAAACATGCAAATAAACCATACAAAAAAACAAATGGATTTATGTGAAAACTGCTATAAAGAGCTGACTCAGCCTTCCATGTATTCCGGAAACCACTTTTTTGGAGGAGGGTCTTTCTTCAGTCAGCCTGCACAACAACAGCAGCAAACCGCTCGCACAAAAGGGCTGCTCGATGAACTGGCGGTCAATGTAACGAATGCCGCCCGAACTGGGCTGGTTGACCCTGTGATCGGCCGCGAAGATGAAGTGGCCCGAGTGATCGAAATTTTAAACCGGAGAAACAAAAACAATCCGGTGTTAATCGGTGAACCAGGCGTCGGTAAAACAGCCGTTGCAGAAGGACTTGCCTTAAAAATCGCTGAAGGCAATGTGCCAAACAAGCTGAAAAACAAAGAGCTCTATCTGCTTGATGTCGCCTCCCTTGTGGCGAACACGGGAATCAGGGGACAATTTGAAGAAAGAATGAAGCAGCTGATGAAAGAGCTGAAAGAACGAAAAAATGCCGTTCTTTTCATTGACGAAATCCATCTCTTAGTCGGCGCTGGCTCTGCGGAAGGATCTATGGACGCGGGCAACATTCTGAAACCTGCGCTTGCCAGAGGCGAACTGCAAATCATCGGTGCGACGACTCTGAAAGAGTATCGTCAAATTGAGAAGGATGCCGCTCTGGAACGACGCTTCCAGCCGATCATGGTGCATGAGCCGACCATTGAACAGGCGACAGCCATTTTGAACGGCCTGAAGGAGAAATATGAAGCATACCACGGCGTTTCCTATACAGATGAAGCTATTAAAGCATGTGTCGTTCTGTCCAGCCGCTACATTCAGGACCGCCACCTTCCCGACAAGGCAATCGACCTGCTCGATGAAGCCGGTTCAAAGGCAAACCTTACAATCGATACGGTCAGCGGTGAAGAAGCGGAAAAACGCCTAAAAGAAATCGAAGCGGAAAAACAAAAGGCGCTTCAGGATGAACACTATGAGCTGGCGGCAAAGCTCCGCGATGAAGAAGAAGCATTGCACGCTAAGCTGGAAGAAAAAACAGCAGCAAAACAGGCCATCGTCGGAGCCGAAGACATCCAGGCGATCATCGAACAAAAAACAGGCATTCCGGTCGGCAAACTGCAGCATGACGACCAGAAAAAAATGAAAGAGCTTGAAGCCAATCTCGCAAGCCGTGTTATCGGACAGGAAGAGGCTGTGAAAAAAGTGGCAAAAGCCGTGCGAAGAAGCAGAGCCGGTCTAAAATCAAAAAACAGGCCTGTCGGTTCCTTCCTGTTTGTCGGTCCGACAGGAGTAGGTAAAACAGAGCTTTCCAAAAGGCTTGCCGAAGAGCTGTTCGGCACGAAAGATTCCATCATCCGCCTCGACATGAGCGAATATATGGAAAAACACGCCGTATCCAAGCTCATCGGTTCTCCTCCGGGATATGTCGGTCATGATGAAGCCGGACAGTTGACAGAAAAAGTCCGGAGAAACCCGTACAGCATCGTCCTGCTCGATGAAATTGAAAAAGCTCACCCTGATGTACAGCACATGTTCCTGCAGATCATGGAAGACGGACGGCTGACGGACAGCCAGGGACGGACGGTCAGCTTTAAAGACACCGTCATCATCATGACAAGCAATGCCGGCGTTTCCGAAAAACGGACAACAGTCGGTTTCAACAGAGAAGAACAGCTGCTGGGTGAACAATCATTGATCGATTCGTTAAGCAGCTACTTCAAACCTGAATTCCTGAACAGGTTTGACAGTATTGTCGAATTCAAGCCTCTTGAAAAAGAAGATCTTGTCAAAATCGTCGACCTGCTTCTGAAGGAGCTTGAAGAAACATTAAGCGATCAGGAGCTGACACTTACGGTTTCAGACGAAGCAAAAGAAAAAATCGCCGAAATCGGATGTCACCCTGCATTTGGTGCGCGTCCTTTAAGAAGAACGATTCAGACAGTAGTCGAAGATCAAATGACCGACCTGCTGCTTGAAGAAGAAAATATTTCCGGTTTTCACGTTACAGCGGAAAACGGCGATATTGCGGTGCAATCCGTATAA